The proteins below are encoded in one region of Thioalkalivibrio sp. K90mix:
- a CDS encoding nucleoside deaminase, with product MNPFLEAALDEARTGWDEGGIPIGSVIEHGGRIVGRGHNRRVQSGSAILHAEMDALENAGRQPASVYRECTLYTTLSPCAMCSGAIVLYGIPRVVVGENATFMGEEDWLRSHGVQVDVLQDAACQELMTAFIERHPDLWHEDIGCE from the coding sequence ATGAATCCGTTTCTGGAAGCAGCACTGGACGAGGCGCGAACCGGCTGGGATGAAGGGGGTATCCCGATTGGTTCGGTCATCGAGCACGGCGGCCGCATCGTCGGCCGCGGGCACAATCGGCGGGTTCAGAGCGGCAGCGCCATCCTGCATGCCGAGATGGATGCTCTGGAAAACGCCGGACGCCAGCCCGCGAGCGTCTACCGAGAATGCACGCTTTATACGACGCTCTCGCCCTGCGCGATGTGCAGCGGGGCGATCGTACTGTATGGCATCCCGCGTGTGGTGGTCGGCGAAAACGCCACCTTCATGGGGGAGGAGGACTGGCTGCGCTCGCATGGTGTGCAGGTCGATGTGCTGCAGGATGCCGCCTGCCAGGAACTGATGACCGCCTTCATCGAACGCCACCCGGACCTCTGGCACGAGGATATCGGTTGCGAATAA
- a CDS encoding phosphatidylserine/phosphatidylglycerophosphate/cardiolipin synthase family protein, translating to MRRRVIGIPVGILLGLALAFVLVNVALFNLLPKPDRVKSPVAIDYGTSDSAFRRGMGLTLQQPIVSGNALELLRDGEAIYDAKIEAIEAAEHTVTFEVYEFWGDQAARFAEAFARAAERGVRVHVVIDYIGSVHASQEKFDRMTDAGAEVVRWRKPSWYQMSRFNHRTHRKILVVDGRTGFIGGANVADSWVPGEDREPYRDNHFRVTGPVVGNLQAAFMETWLDAMGELLLGDAYYPELEAEGELDAQVVNSAPREGRHRVRKMFLHALAAAEDQVTIATAYFYPDPDFLVALTEAAERGVEIRVLMPGDTMSFGFVRHASVNRWRPILEAGVELYEYHPRMYHSKLVSVDDRWASIGSANLHNRSFRLNDETNLNIFDEDFARSIRELIEEDKADAERMTIEAWENRPWKYRIYGWIARIIGPYI from the coding sequence ATGCGCCGCCGCGTCATCGGCATTCCTGTCGGTATCCTCCTGGGCCTCGCGCTTGCCTTCGTGCTGGTGAACGTTGCCCTCTTTAACCTCCTGCCGAAACCCGACCGGGTGAAGTCTCCGGTGGCCATCGACTACGGCACCTCGGACAGTGCATTTCGCCGCGGGATGGGGCTCACGCTGCAACAGCCGATTGTTTCCGGCAATGCACTGGAACTGCTGCGTGACGGCGAGGCGATCTACGACGCCAAAATCGAGGCCATCGAGGCTGCCGAGCATACAGTCACGTTCGAGGTGTACGAGTTCTGGGGCGACCAGGCCGCGCGCTTCGCAGAGGCGTTTGCACGCGCGGCAGAACGCGGGGTTAGGGTGCATGTGGTCATTGATTACATCGGCTCGGTCCACGCCTCTCAGGAAAAATTCGACCGCATGACCGATGCCGGCGCGGAGGTTGTGCGCTGGCGCAAGCCCTCCTGGTATCAGATGTCACGTTTCAACCACCGCACCCACCGCAAGATTCTGGTGGTGGACGGTCGCACAGGATTCATTGGCGGCGCCAATGTGGCGGATTCCTGGGTGCCCGGTGAGGATCGCGAACCCTACCGTGACAACCACTTCCGCGTTACCGGACCTGTGGTGGGCAATCTGCAGGCCGCGTTCATGGAAACCTGGCTGGATGCGATGGGCGAACTACTGCTGGGCGATGCCTACTACCCAGAGCTGGAGGCTGAAGGCGAGCTGGATGCGCAAGTCGTCAACAGTGCCCCGCGCGAGGGGCGCCATCGGGTCCGCAAAATGTTCCTGCACGCACTGGCCGCCGCAGAAGACCAGGTGACCATCGCCACGGCGTATTTCTATCCCGACCCGGACTTTCTCGTCGCCCTGACCGAGGCCGCGGAGCGCGGCGTGGAGATCCGGGTACTCATGCCGGGCGACACCATGTCCTTCGGCTTCGTGCGTCACGCCTCGGTTAATCGCTGGCGACCGATACTGGAAGCCGGCGTGGAACTGTACGAATACCACCCGCGGATGTATCACTCCAAGCTGGTCAGCGTGGACGACCGCTGGGCCAGCATCGGGTCTGCCAATCTGCATAACCGATCATTCCGCCTGAATGACGAGACCAACCTGAACATTTTTGATGAAGACTTTGCCCGCTCGATCCGTGAACTGATCGAGGAAGACAAGGCCGATGCCGAGCGCATGACGATCGAGGCCTGGGAGAATCGCCCCTGGAAGTACCGGATCTATGGCTGGATCGCGCGCATTATTGGGCCCTACATATAG